A stretch of the Geovibrio thiophilus genome encodes the following:
- a CDS encoding cytochrome c maturation protein CcmE produces MNKNKKFLVATAVVVIAISFMLFSGFKSEGVYYLTVGEVLHNPEKLNQKGMRVSGEVITGTITKNTKDRHLVFDIMDVEEGGAVMTVDYKGIIPDTFKEEIHVIIEGNYDIENKKFIAKTLLTKCPSKYEVDPEEEAAKG; encoded by the coding sequence ATGAACAAAAACAAGAAATTTCTCGTTGCTACAGCGGTTGTTGTCATTGCCATTTCATTCATGCTTTTCAGCGGCTTCAAATCAGAAGGCGTGTACTACCTCACAGTCGGCGAAGTTCTTCATAACCCTGAAAAACTTAACCAGAAGGGCATGCGTGTGAGCGGAGAGGTAATCACCGGAACAATCACCAAAAACACAAAAGACAGACATCTTGTCTTCGACATCATGGACGTTGAAGAGGGCGGAGCGGTCATGACCGTTGACTACAAAGGCATCATCCCCGACACCTTCAAAGAAGAGATCCACGTTATCATTGAAGGCAACTATGACATTGAAAACAAAAAGTTTATTGCTAAAACTCTTCTGACAAAATGCCCCTCAAAATACGAGGTGGATCCTGAGGAAGAGGCGGCTAAAGGATAA
- a CDS encoding cytochrome c biogenesis CcdA family protein has translation MNEIGFITAFTAGVLSFLSPCVLPLLPAYLSFISGETIDTLTSGESKKARAKAVLGAVCFGLGFLLVFVILGASATAVGKALAQHKIILGRIAGLLIIVLGLHMAGIFRINRLLVQKKWNYKRRAGAPFLLQAFFLGIALVLGWSPCLGPVIAAIFAMASQQETVVQGIGLLVTFGLGLWIPFLLAALAVGHVISGMKKAGRIVMVVEKVSGALLIIIGVLMTTNSMAMMSAYLVRWFPFLGSINF, from the coding sequence ATGAATGAAATAGGATTTATTACGGCTTTCACCGCGGGTGTGCTCTCCTTTCTCTCCCCCTGTGTGCTTCCTCTTCTCCCTGCGTATCTGTCTTTTATATCAGGGGAGACAATAGACACCCTCACGTCCGGCGAATCTAAAAAAGCCAGAGCGAAGGCGGTTCTGGGCGCTGTCTGCTTCGGACTGGGCTTTCTTCTTGTATTCGTGATTCTCGGAGCGAGCGCCACGGCGGTCGGCAAGGCGCTGGCACAGCATAAAATAATCCTCGGGCGGATAGCAGGGCTCCTTATCATTGTTCTCGGTCTGCATATGGCGGGGATTTTCCGTATAAACAGGCTGCTCGTGCAGAAAAAATGGAACTATAAGCGCAGGGCGGGGGCTCCGTTTCTGCTTCAGGCGTTTTTTCTGGGGATTGCGCTTGTTCTCGGCTGGTCGCCCTGTCTCGGACCTGTGATAGCGGCAATATTCGCCATGGCTTCCCAGCAGGAGACCGTGGTTCAGGGTATAGGGCTTCTTGTCACATTCGGATTAGGGCTTTGGATTCCTTTTCTTCTTGCCGCCCTTGCCGTCGGGCACGTGATTTCCGGCATGAAAAAGGCGGGCAGGATCGTAATGGTTGTGGAAAAAGTATCCGGCGCGCTGCTCATTATAATAGGCGTGCTTATGACGACAAACAGCATGGCTATGATGAGCGCCTATCTTGTCAGGTGGTTTCCGTTCCTCGGCAGCATTAACTTTTAG
- a CDS encoding YebC/PmpR family DNA-binding transcriptional regulator, producing MAGHSKWANIKHRKAAQDAKKGKVFTKVAREITVAAKEGGGDPDMNPRLRLALDKAKAVNLPKDNVDRAIKKGTGEGNEAAYEDVTYEGYGPGGVAILVKTLTDNRNRTVAEVRSTMTKKGGSMGEAGCVAWIFEQKGILEIAKDRADEDKLLEEALEAGAEDVVDDGDVFAVQCAYADFMDVKAALEGKGYAFEFAEITMKPKNTVPVNVEDLRKIMNITDAIEDLDDVQEVYSNFEADDDVMSQLED from the coding sequence ATGGCAGGACATAGTAAGTGGGCGAATATCAAGCACAGAAAAGCGGCTCAGGACGCCAAAAAAGGCAAAGTCTTTACCAAGGTTGCCCGTGAGATAACGGTCGCGGCGAAGGAGGGGGGCGGCGATCCGGATATGAACCCCCGTCTGAGGCTCGCTCTTGACAAGGCAAAGGCCGTGAACCTGCCGAAGGATAATGTTGACAGGGCTATTAAGAAAGGCACCGGCGAAGGCAATGAAGCCGCATATGAAGACGTAACTTACGAAGGCTACGGTCCGGGCGGCGTGGCTATTCTCGTTAAGACACTTACCGACAACAGAAACAGAACCGTCGCCGAAGTCCGCAGCACAATGACAAAAAAAGGCGGCAGCATGGGAGAGGCGGGCTGTGTCGCTTGGATCTTCGAGCAGAAGGGCATACTTGAGATAGCCAAAGACAGGGCGGACGAGGACAAACTTCTGGAAGAGGCTCTTGAAGCGGGAGCGGAAGACGTTGTGGATGACGGTGATGTTTTCGCTGTGCAGTGCGCGTACGCTGATTTCATGGATGTGAAGGCAGCTCTTGAAGGCAAAGGCTATGCCTTTGAATTCGCCGAAATCACCATGAAGCCTAAAAATACCGTTCCCGTAAATGTGGAAGACCTGCGCAAGATAATGAACATCACCGATGCCATTGAGGATCTGGACGATGTTCAGGAAGTTTACTCCAACTTTGAGGCTGATGACGATGTCATGTCCCAGCTTGAGGACTAA
- the ruvC gene encoding crossover junction endodeoxyribonuclease RuvC, whose product MSRIVIGIDPGLNCTGVGIVRAWPGRVEHVFHGVLRTDSKRPLPERLGVICAGLREIVGEYKPEISAVEDVFQSVNIKSAMLLGQTRGAIIATLLSCGMPVNEYTALQVKKSVVGYGKADKEQVRHMVEVLLGIKMGKSPLDASDALAVAVCLGLEITGRRY is encoded by the coding sequence TTGTCCCGTATAGTTATCGGGATCGATCCCGGGCTGAACTGCACAGGAGTGGGCATTGTGCGGGCTTGGCCGGGCAGGGTGGAGCATGTCTTCCACGGCGTGCTCCGCACCGACAGCAAAAGACCTCTTCCCGAGCGTCTCGGTGTTATATGCGCCGGGCTGAGGGAGATTGTGGGCGAATATAAACCGGAAATATCCGCTGTTGAAGATGTTTTCCAGTCGGTAAATATAAAAAGCGCCATGCTTCTCGGACAGACAAGGGGCGCTATAATTGCCACACTGCTCTCCTGCGGCATGCCTGTGAACGAATATACGGCGCTTCAGGTGAAGAAGTCTGTCGTGGGCTACGGCAAGGCGGATAAGGAGCAGGTTCGCCACATGGTGGAGGTTCTGCTCGGCATTAAGATGGGCAAAAGCCCGCTGGACGCGTCCGATGCGCTGGCTGTGGCTGTGTGTCTGGGGCTTGAGATAACCGGGAGGCGGTATTGA
- the ruvA gene encoding Holliday junction branch migration protein RuvA, which yields MIYRVKGRLLEKHPDFAVIDTGAIAFKIGISMQSFATLPDIGEKATLYTLMNVREDDISLFGFVTLEEKKLFILLTSVSKVGPKLALAILSGLDVKSFEKAVVSGDVVKIKGIPGIGLKTAERIILELKDKFDLVFRTEAKPDDNSEDVVSALCNLGYTRKDAENAVRTSYSGENSFEENLKKALRGLSG from the coding sequence TTGATTTACAGAGTAAAGGGGAGGCTTCTTGAGAAACACCCCGATTTCGCGGTTATAGACACAGGCGCGATTGCCTTTAAAATAGGAATATCCATGCAGAGCTTCGCCACACTGCCCGATATAGGCGAGAAGGCGACCCTCTATACGCTTATGAATGTCCGTGAGGACGACATAAGCCTGTTCGGTTTCGTCACCCTTGAAGAGAAAAAGCTGTTCATCCTCCTCACCTCTGTCAGCAAGGTGGGTCCGAAGCTGGCTCTTGCGATCCTTTCGGGGCTTGATGTGAAATCATTTGAAAAGGCTGTGGTTTCCGGCGATGTGGTGAAGATCAAGGGGATTCCCGGGATCGGGCTGAAAACGGCTGAAAGGATAATCCTTGAGCTGAAGGATAAATTCGACCTCGTATTCAGGACAGAAGCCAAGCCGGACGACAATTCAGAGGATGTGGTCAGTGCCCTCTGCAACCTCGGTTACACCAGAAAAGACGCCGAGAACGCTGTCCGCACCTCATACTCAGGGGAAAACTCATTTGAAGAAAACCTCAAAAAAGCGCTGAGGGGACTTTCCGGATAG
- a CDS encoding TrkH family potassium uptake protein, protein MRFISGLKPFQFLVLGFLSYVVIGTAFLSLPISQVTWVSTMDNLFNVTSAVSTTGLSTVGVSDSYTLFGQIVILVLFQLGGIGYMTLTSFIILARGRQLSELRNGVLGTEFSLPAEFKIHSFIFQVAVFTLTIELIGTMILFMEFRSAGVDSPFWMALFHAVSAFTTSGFSTFSNSMESFKGNWVICVTVGALCYMGSIGFIVLHDAFLAIKSKAYRITFTSKVILVITALIFFVCAPLFYLSEPSLRSTGFSEGVLISAFQIMTASSTAGFNTVSIGGLAPASLTLLIIAMVIGASPSGTGGGIKTTSVSSCIGIVVSILRGRSSVTFFGHSIPNVRLMTAVASVSVYLAVLAAGVFMLSITEKQEYIKLVFEAASALGTVGLSMGITGELSGAGKMIITFLMFAGRVGPLTIGLSLFHSAKEAGKPKKSDLAV, encoded by the coding sequence ATGCGATTCATATCGGGATTGAAGCCTTTTCAGTTTCTTGTGTTGGGGTTTTTGTCGTATGTTGTTATCGGAACAGCATTTTTATCTCTTCCGATTTCTCAGGTCACTTGGGTAAGCACCATGGACAACCTTTTTAATGTTACATCCGCCGTTTCCACAACGGGGCTCAGCACCGTGGGTGTATCGGATTCCTACACCCTTTTCGGTCAGATAGTTATTCTGGTTTTGTTCCAGTTGGGCGGGATAGGCTACATGACTCTGACCTCGTTTATCATCCTTGCCAGAGGCAGGCAGCTGTCAGAGCTGAGAAACGGTGTACTCGGGACAGAGTTCAGCCTCCCTGCGGAGTTTAAGATCCACAGCTTTATTTTTCAGGTAGCTGTTTTTACACTGACAATTGAGCTTATCGGAACCATGATTCTGTTTATGGAGTTCAGGTCTGCCGGAGTGGATTCTCCGTTTTGGATGGCATTGTTTCATGCGGTGTCGGCGTTCACCACATCAGGTTTCAGCACTTTCAGCAACAGCATGGAGAGTTTTAAGGGCAACTGGGTGATATGTGTTACCGTCGGGGCGCTCTGCTATATGGGCTCGATAGGGTTTATTGTTCTGCATGACGCGTTTCTGGCGATAAAGAGCAAAGCGTACAGAATAACCTTCACATCAAAGGTTATTCTGGTCATTACAGCGCTGATCTTCTTTGTGTGTGCTCCTCTTTTTTACCTTTCAGAGCCTTCACTGCGCAGCACTGGTTTTTCGGAGGGTGTACTCATTTCCGCATTTCAGATCATGACAGCATCCAGCACCGCAGGCTTCAATACTGTGTCCATAGGCGGGCTTGCCCCCGCTTCGCTTACTCTTCTGATTATAGCAATGGTGATTGGCGCGTCTCCAAGCGGCACTGGCGGCGGAATAAAAACCACTTCGGTCTCGTCCTGCATAGGCATTGTTGTGAGCATTCTCAGGGGCAGAAGCTCTGTAACCTTTTTCGGGCATTCAATTCCCAACGTAAGACTTATGACGGCGGTTGCTTCCGTATCGGTTTATCTCGCAGTGCTTGCGGCAGGTGTCTTCATGCTGAGCATCACGGAGAAGCAGGAGTATATAAAGCTGGTTTTTGAAGCTGCATCCGCTCTGGGTACGGTAGGCTTGAGTATGGGGATAACCGGGGAACTCAGCGGTGCGGGAAAAATGATAATAACATTTCTGATGTTTGCTGGAAGGGTTGGACCTCTCACCATCGGGCTTTCTCTTTTCCACTCAGCCAAGGAAGCGGGAAAGCCTAAGAAGAGCGATCTTGCCGTGTAG